The Hemiscyllium ocellatum isolate sHemOce1 chromosome 1, sHemOce1.pat.X.cur, whole genome shotgun sequence DNA window tttaaaatttctTCCCTCCTCAAATCAAAAGTTTGTTGATAATCCAGCAGGATTTTCACACAGAAATCAATTTTGAACTATTACTTCTTCAAATCCCAGGGTAAATACCCAGTACAGATGTCCCACAGTCCAGGCATAATCCCTCAATGGACTGCTAGGTCCTCATCTCACTtaagaaaataaaaatatatgAACAAACATTACAATTTACACAACTACATGTGACAGGAACATATGCAAAGAACTTGAACATGAAGGTCAGTAGCAATTTGTAGCTGTTATAATTTTCTGCCCATAGGTGTGAAATTCCTCAGGTCAATAAGAACTTTACTGCAAGTCAGCTTAAGAGCTAGAGAAAATTGGACTGGGAAGTTAGCTTTGTTACCAACAGTATAAGCATGTAGTCAGTTCTCATGGAATTACACACCAACCTATCCAGAGCCTTTAGAAGGTGGGTGTAAAGAGAAAAAAGGCATACGTTATGGGTCTGTGGCTGCAATGCACTTCATTGGAAAAGAAATCATGCATCAATGATGCGTATAAATTCTCACATTGATACAGTACATTCAATCTAGGAAATGTCACACCAGTTTATAATGAAATCTCAACAAGTACAAACATTGTTGTTACATAGAAAATATGACATGTACAGCACGATCCCACAAAAAGTAATGAAATCATGTTCAGATAATCCATTTCAGTGGTGACAATCAAGGATTAAATATTGGTCATGACATGGAGAACTCCCTTACTCATTGAAATCACCCTATGGTTTACTGTCTCATGTAACGATGGTACACCCAATAatacagtactccctcagcactgcaccgAAGTGTCTATCTGGATCTTTGTGCTCAAGTCTCTAGAGTCAAACTTAAACCCACAATGTCTGCCTCCAACAAGAAAATACTACACTGCTAACTTAAAACAAATTTCTCTGTCTAAAATATATGGTGACTATTTCCACAGATACTCTTCTCAGCTCACCTTACACAAAGCCAATTTTCCTACCTCTTTTTCTGAAGGTTTACTTTCATGATTGAAAACCTCTTCTACATGACTTAGTACCACACACAAGGCAGTGCATTTTCATTTTTGTCTTTTAGCGAATACCTTACAGTTCATAAATAATTGCACTTACAAAGAGGCTTAGGGGTGGACTCAGTGGTCTAGCTCATGTGATTTCCAGCTTAGTCACCTGGGACGACAATGGGATCATTACATGTGAGTTAATCATCAGTAGCAAAAACATAAAAATGTTGAAACTCAGACATGATGGACTGGTGTAAATAGATGAGTTTGGAGAACTATTGGAGATGCAATCCTGATGCTTCCATCTCAAAAAGACCATAGAAGAAACCTTTCTTCTAGTGTTCAGATCACATAAACAATTAGCATACATTGCCACACTCTACTCAGTGCTGTATGACAACAGGACTTGCACTGCATGAAGTCCAATCTCTAAAGGAAGAAACTTGTGTAAAGGAATGCAATGTTCCATTCAACATGAAAGTCTACTGAGTAGACATTATGCTTTTCATGTCATGGTAACAGTTGGGAGCTGGGTATGGTTGAAGATGTGGTCAATTCCACATACACACAAATAGCCAGGCAAATTTGAAGTGTGAGTCATACAGCCTTTCCTGAATCGGTATTCTATTTGCATGCACCATAAAGAATAGCTTCAAGTGGCATTAACAGGTCACACCCAAGGGATACTGTCCAACTCTTGGAGATCATAAAGAAGAATGGTCTCTTGGGAGATGGAAACATCAGGATTGCATCTCCAATAGTTCTGCAAACTCATCTATTTACACCAGTCCATCATGTCTGAGTTTCAACATTTTTATGTTTTTGCTACTGATGATTAACCCACATGTAATGATCCCATTGTCCTCCCAGGTGACTAAGCTGGAACTCACATGAGCTAGACCACTGAGTCCACCCCTAAGCCTCTTGTAAGTGCAATTATTTATGAACTGTAAGGTATTCGCTAGAAGACAAAAATGAAAATGCACTGCCTTGTGTGTGGTACTAAGTCATGTAGAAGAGGTTTTCAATCATGATCCCCTAAATATTGAGTTACTTTATGCAAATTGATATCCTAGTGAGACTATGCAATTGCCCTCAGCAGTTATGAGCTAGTTGGGGTGAGGGGGCAACCAGGCACAATTCCTACTATTTATCATTCAACCATAGCAATACGAcagctggaagaagagcgcctcatcttccgcctaggaaccctccaaccacaagggatgaactcagatttctccagtttcctcatttcccctccccccaccttgtctcagtcaaatccctcgaactcagcaccaccttcctaacctgcaatcttcttcctgacctctccgcccccaccccactccggcctatcaccctcaccttgacctccttccacctattgcatttccaacacccctcccccaagtccctcctccctaccttttatcttagcctcctggacacactttccctgttcctgaagaagggctcatgcccgaaacgtcaattctcctgctccttggatgctgcctgacctgctgcgcttttccagcaacacattttcagcatcattcaACCAATACCATGATGATCTGGTCATTACCACATGATCAACATGGGAGCTTGGTGTGTGCAAATCAGCTGTCATACTGCCTGCATTGCAACAGTAACTACACACAACCTCTGAGCTTACAAAGAgtgttttctttccttcatttatcatttttcaatttttgatttttattggaaagtgagagaaatgggtgTAAGAGGTTAATACCAAGTTGATCAGTCACTGGATCCTCCCCAACAAATAGATGGCTAACCATCAGTGTTTTAATCTCTGAAAAAACATTGTACCATATGGGGAAAAAACCCTGTAAAGTGACAAGCAGGCAGCTATGGGGCAAAACCCAAGAATTTGGTAATAACTTTTTCACTGGCTCCAGAACCCCTAATAAACTCAATGCATCAAAATTTCCATCCGTTCAGATAAACAACAATTTCATAGCAATTTGTGTGAAAACTCGACATGTTATGTCTTGGGCTGTATATGGAGGTGTATTTATTACTCCATGGTACACTGTGAAAATTCTAATATTCACCAAAAATGAGAAACCAGCCCAAATTTCCCCTGGAGGATCAACTTTCTAGCTATGCCCCAGATTAGTTCTGAATCATGCTCCTTTCCTGATAAAAGCTGCTATCAACTTGCCAGTGTTCAAGGTTTCACTCATtgttaatgcttttcaaaatgtAATAAATCAAAATATTTTAGAACTTACAAAAAACACAACTTTTCTCCTCTACACACATAGTAAAATCTATTAAACagatggggaggtggggtgggacgTTTTAAGGAAATCGTTTTCAATTTACATACAAAAACATCTGGATTACTATGAGAAATAACGCGAAAACACCACTTACCAGGCTGCTTGAATGAGTCCATTGGAAATCTAGAATAAGGAGGCGGGGGTGACTCTGGAAAcataaaaagagagaaaaaaaagtcaaagccaTGAGAAGAGAGATAGAAATTGATGATAACGCTGGCAGGAGAGCCGGCATTCTTTCGCAAACTATTTGTCTTAGCTCTGGGGGCTGGAGGCAGCGTAGCGAAGGCGGCGATTGCCTTGATAGTTAACAGTCACATAAACAAAAGAGTCAGCCTGGCGCCAGTCTCACTGATATGCAACTTGTGTGTCTAATCGCCCCTCCTTGGCTCACGTAAACCACTTCTGCTCTGGAAATTACACTGAATCAGTCTGGCTGAAGATCTGACCGCGCCATCTAACTGGAAAATCACCCATTTACCGCGGCGACAAGCCTTCtagacaaacttttaaaacaaaacttttagtTATTTGATTGATACATCTGACAGGTTTTATAGGGCATTTAAAACAACTTGCCTCCTGTTCCCTTGTAAGAGCAATGTGAATTTAAACAGCAAGCTTTTCATGTTCAACCAATTCCCAGAAATACTTTAACgcaattacttttttaaaaaactcttaaTTTATCACCCCCCCGCCTCCGTTGTCGATCTAACTCAAGTTTCACTTTACATCATTATCCTGAATGAGAATCTATGCAAATATAGAGAATTGATTATTATTAGACAACACTTTGAATTCGCAACAAAATTTACATAATTGAGTAGGGACAATATTGCCCAGTAATATATAGATTGATAGGGCTGTTTAAATTAGCgcatgttcttttttttaataactctAACGCTGAATTAGTATGGAATAAAATTCAGTTGTAAACCGGATCGCTCGGAGTTAATACTAATCCGGGATCAATCTCAGATGTTAGCAGAACGTTGTGACATGACCCcagtttttcattttaaaaagccATTTGTCCATGAAATCCCACTATGAAACTTCCAGATCAAATCTACTGTGGTGagtgtttattttaaatgttagATTCACAGAGTTCTTATAAAACAAAAGCAACGGCTGGTTAAAATTTGCAGAACTTCAGTTGGGATCCCAATTACTGTAAACTGTGGTGGGATTGTTTTTCCAACAAATGGAGGCGCCGAGGTGGCCCCAGTTGGACTAGAACAGCCACAAGGAAAGTCCCGCAACTCGGTTTTCCTGTTAAAGGCATACTTTTCAGTAACACAAAAAAGGtgcattcagataattgagaaaGCCCTTACCGAGTTCACACACTCTGCTAAGGTGGTGCGGGTTGCAACAGACGGAATCCGGATTATTCGTTCCGTACGATTGACAGCAATAAAgtctcttcagttctgaagagttcCTCAGGTCAGCCCAGCGGAAGACTTTACATATTAGTACCGGCAAGGAGTAAGTTTGTTTGCTTAGTTTGGGCTCAATCATCTTGGGTAAAAGGAGGCATCCAGTGCGGGCTCCTCCTTTACTCTCCACGGATCGCAGCAATAATTCCAACTGTTTCTCTTTCAGCTTCTTCAGCAGCGAGTGCGTGAGGGCTTTCAGTTCGGGGTCCGAGGTACTCGCTTTGGATGCTTTCGCCCCGCAACATCCCCCGGCACCGCCGCCGCTGCTGCTACTGCCTccgtcacccccaccccctcctcttccccctcctcGACTTGCATCGCCCTCCTTATCCGTCTGGCCGTCTGCTTCTCCCAATGCACGGCTTCGCCAAAGTCGCCGCACCAGACCCGACCGTTTCGTCCTGAACATACGAGACGAAGATCCGCCGGAGAGAAATCCGCTAAAACCCAGCCAGGTACAGAAAAACCATATCCGCAAAACATGAATCCAGGCTGTCCTCGATGGCAACGACACAGTAACAGCCGCACAAATCTGTAGCATACGCCAGCCCCTTATCTTTCGGCAGGTTAAAAAATAAAAGATCCGGTTAAATTGGTTTTAACAATACTACAATTAAATACAGGAGGATGGGTCACAGATACAGTCATGCATTGTAACCCACCGGCATAAAGTAGGGAAAATGTAGCCAAGAATATGTATCCATTAAAATGTAACCCAAGCGTTCGCTTGTTGTTCCTTCCTTGGCTTTTGGGGAGCCACAGTTTAATCCAAGCCGGCGGTTCTGATGATTGTCGAGATCGCTCTCTCCCTTCGTTTACCCTTCTTCCTTTCGGCGGTTATAGATACACATGCAGTGTCTCTAATCCGTACcagtctcctctctctttctttctcctttgCTTTGACTTGGACGTGCGTATGcttgtctctgtccctctttcccAGTTGCCTTTCACTAACTTAATGCCTCCCTCCAACAATAATTTAAAACACAGCACAGCGGCCTTtaaaagggaggggaggggggagtgaggaaaAGAAAATTTGAAAAATATATATAAGACCGAGAAAGTTGTCTCCGTTTCCAGCTCTGCGTGTGGATTTCCTGAGTGTTCCGGACTCCGGGCTGAAACTGACACAAGGCTTGAAATTTACAAGCTCTAGCCTTTGGCTGCGCATTGGCGCGGTCGGTCACGTGTGTGTCTAGACACTTAGTCGCGGCCCCCGGTTTAAAGTGATTGTTACGCAAACAAGCGATCACATTACGAACAGCCCCTTTTACTTAGAAACCTCtaaatctcccccccccccccataacacACAAACTACAGGCAACATTCATCAGGCAACAATGCAGTCTCGATTTTTTTTTggcggggggagggagtgggggttgCAGAGAAAATCAATGGGGAATTTTTGGGAACTGAAACTTGCTCTATCCGGATTCTCCTATGAACatttctgtcatttttttttctctctctctcagttttgCCTCTTCTGTCAAACCAGCAGGGAACCAGGTAAACGGTCTGTTCAAGCAAGACTGTCTTGTAGATGTTGTTGCCGGGCGATATGATGCACGGAGaaacagagaggggaggggggtgggggggggaatagATCTGAGTCGGATTTCTAGGTTTGCCTTGAAGGTTTGAAACTATTGATCTTAATGCGATTCCACAGACCAACGAGAATAATTTCCGTTTTCTTAAGGTTGCAAATCAAGTCTCATGTGTGCTCGCTGGTATCCCAAGTTCACTGGGTAGCAGGGAAGGTAATTGGACTGTTGGCTTTTATTACACAGAGAATGGAGGTCTTGTTAaaatatacaaggcactagtcagaccacagctggcacactatgaacagttttggtcccttatctaaggaaagataatctggcagtgcagagaaggttcactaggcacTGGGTACAGGTGGATTTatcatgagtaaaaagtgaggtctgcagatgctggagatcagagctgaaaatgtgttgctggttaaagcgcagcaggtcaggcagcatccaaggaacaggaaattcgacatttcgggcataagcccttcatcaggaatgattcctgatgaagggcttatgcccgaaacatcgaatttatCATGAGTAGTTTGGGCTTTAGTAATCTTTAGTGCttagaatgagaagtgaccttattaaAATACCAAAGATTCTGTGGGGGCTTAACAGTGGAGAGGTTCTTCCTGGGAGGACCAGAGGGCTTAATTTCGGAGttagaaatcatctgtttaaaAGAGAGACGAGAAGGTTTTCTTTCCTTCTCAGGGGgtggaaaaggccttgtctatttaccttatcaatgcccctcatgatttacaaacttctataaagtcacccctcagcctctgatgctctagggaaaatagccccagtctattcagtatCACCCAACAGctcattctcccccccccccccccccaaaacgtggcaacatctttggaagtcttttcagaaccctttcaagtttcacaacattgttcctatagcagggagaccagaattgcacacaaagcagcctaaccaattacctgtacacctgcaacacgACCTCAGAcctcatatactcaatgctctgatcaataaaggcaagcataccaaacactaccttcactatcctatctacctgcaactctactttcaaggaactattgtCCTTGGggactccaaagtctctttgttcagcaacactccccaggaccttaccattaagtgtataagtcctgccttggtttgtctttccaaaatacagcaactcatatttatctaaattaaactccatctgccactccttggcctctatggtccatctgattaagatcaaGATGAATAATGTAAGATCATTTCCTTCACATATGGACAAATCATGGTATATCTGAGAGATATCATGTGGCTTGGAAAATTAGAAAATAGTTCACTTTTCCAGTACTGGTATTCTTTGTCTTAATGAGAACAAAACCCACAACTATGAATTGAGCATTTAATATGCATAGGAAGACAGTGTAGCAGCAATGTAGGATACAACAGAAATGCATCAACTGTGGGTTACCTTGGTAGTCCAATAAAAAGATGATAAGGGGAATGGTGGGGTTGATTAGGGGCCAAGGTGGAAACTTGTTTTTGATAAAAAGGAGGAGTACCATTTCAGCATTCACATCTTTCATAATCAAGGAAAGTTTAAGTTAAACAGAAAGTATGCTGAAAATTAATAAAGCAAATACATAGAAAGACTGAGTGCACTTAACAACAACTTATGTTTCTGTCACATCATTACTATCATAAAACCTCCCAATGCACTTCACAAGACCATTATAAAATAAGATATGGCACCAAGCCACTTAAGAGAATATTAGATCAGACGATCAAATGATGAAGCAATTAAAATTAGAGATTCTCAAGGAGTCAGAATTTAATGATCAGAAATATCTTGAGGCATGGAATTTGATagaattacagagatagggaagggtaagacaatggaaggatttgaaaacaaggataagaattGCAACATCAGGAGATTGcttgtttcacctgccagtggaaacatcctctctaccttTATGTTATCTAttcacttcataattttatatgtgtctataagatccccccctttcttctaaatgccaatgaATAAAATCCCAGTCTAATCAGTCTTTCCtgataagccaaccctctcaactccagaatcaacctagtgaacctcctctgcacccccttcagtgccagtacatcctttctcaagtaaggagagcaaaactgaacacagtactccaggtgtggcctcaccagcagcctatacagctgcaacatagcctcaaaattagggagagcagatttagcactgaattgaggaggaacttcttcacccaaagggttgtgaatctatggaattccctgcccagtaaaTTGGCTGCGacttcctcagtaaatgctttcaaagctaacatggattttttttttgaacagtaaagttattaaggattatggtgagcgggcaggtaaatggagctgaggtcatgaaaagattagccatgatcttattgaatgggagagcaggctcaaatgccaaatggcctactcctgctcccagttcttatATTGATCAGGAGTAAATGTACTTCAGTGATCACCCTGTCATGAAAGGTTGTTGGGACTTGCTTCAAGTTAAGACATAGATAGCAGCATATTAGTCTACCTGAAGTTCACAGAGGTTAGAGGATGAGAGACCAACTAGGACTGCATAGAAATAATCAAATCTAGTGTTTACAAATGTATGAAGGAAAGTTTCAGCATCAGTTAACTGAGACTGGACAGAATCAAACAAAGTTATAGAAGCAGAATAAGCAATCTCAATATTGATGTGAGTATGTAATTGAAAGTTCAACTTGGGGTTAAATTTGACACCAAGATTGTGAACAGACTGATTTAGTCTGAGATTGTGGTGAGTGAGAAGGAATGAGTGGGGAACTGGGAATGGGAATCAAAACTAATGATTTCAGTCTTCCCAAGATTT harbors:
- the smad7 gene encoding mothers against decapentaplegic homolog 7 — its product is MLQICAAVTVSLPSRTAWIHVLRIWFFCTWLGFSGFLSGGSSSRMFRTKRSGLVRRLWRSRALGEADGQTDKEGDASRGGGRGGGGGDGGSSSSGGGAGGCCGAKASKASTSDPELKALTHSLLKKLKEKQLELLLRSVESKGGARTGCLLLPKMIEPKLSKQTYSLPVLICKVFRWADLRNSSELKRLYCCQSYGTNNPDSVCCNPHHLSRVCELESPPPPYSRFPMDSFKQPADSPDSVPPSTETGGTHYMAPGGLSDSRISQELGSRSHWCVVAYWEERTRVGRLYTVQEASLDIFYDLPHGNGFCLGQLNSDNKSQLVTKVRSKIGYGIQLSKEPDGVWVYNRSNYPIFIKSVTLDNPDSRTLLVHKVFPGYSIKAFDYEKSYTLQRPNDHDFTHEPWSGFSVQISFVKGWGQCYTRQFITSCPCWLEVFLNNR